The DNA window GTGCTAGACCTAGTGAAGCAGAATTTGCTGCTGATGACCGATCCGAAGCAGTTTATCCAACAGGGGCACGATGAAAACCATTAGCGCATTCCTTCTGCTCGCACTTGCCGCGAGCGCTTGCTCACCCACCGTGCAGCTGCAAGCGCCCGACAAGCCAATCGAGATTAACCTCAACGTCACCATCGAGCAGCATGTCAAAGTGTCGATCGAAAAAGACGTCGGCAAATCCATCCAGCAACGCAAAGATATTTTCTAGGGAGACCCGCATGAAACGTTCCTTTTTCGCCGCGTTGATCGTCATTGGCAGCATGGTTGCCGCACCGGCATTCGCCATCGATTTACAGGAAGCCCGCAGCAACGGCATGGTCGGCGAAAAGCTCGATGGCTATGTCAGCGCGCTCAAACCCTCGGCGGATGTGAACGCGCTGGTGGCGGATGTGAATG is part of the Pseudomonadota bacterium genome and encodes:
- a CDS encoding YnbE family lipoprotein, with translation MKTISAFLLLALAASACSPTVQLQAPDKPIEINLNVTIEQHVKVSIEKDVGKSIQQRKDIF
- a CDS encoding YdbL family protein, with product MKRSFFAALIVIGSMVAAPAFAIDLQEARSNGMVGEKLDGYVSALKPSADVNALVADVNAKRLQEYTRISKQNNEPVAIVAKLAAPQIIGGLGAGSQYQASDGSWKTK